The Pseudomonas triclosanedens genome has a window encoding:
- a CDS encoding class I SAM-dependent methyltransferase, which yields MTDQRSLIRQSWQANAGAWTAAVREQRIESRRLVTDAAILAAIAGGLAARVLDLGCGEGWLCRALAERGSLCVGVDASEPLVEAARQLGGGRFEVMDYDDLVNDGHALGRFDVLVCNFALLDEHVEPLLGALRERLAPAGRLLIQTVHPWVACGGQPYLDGWRLETFAAFGDSFSTPMPWFFRTLESWLALLGASGWRLCRLREPRHPQSGQPCSLLLELQAACS from the coding sequence CAAAGCTGGCAGGCCAATGCCGGCGCCTGGACCGCCGCGGTGCGCGAGCAGCGCATCGAAAGCCGGCGGTTGGTCACCGATGCGGCGATTCTCGCGGCCATCGCCGGGGGGCTGGCAGCACGTGTGCTCGACCTGGGCTGCGGCGAAGGCTGGTTGTGCCGCGCGCTGGCCGAGCGGGGCAGCCTGTGTGTCGGAGTCGATGCGTCGGAACCCCTGGTCGAGGCGGCGCGCCAACTGGGCGGCGGGCGATTCGAGGTGATGGACTACGACGACCTCGTCAACGATGGCCACGCGCTGGGGCGGTTCGATGTGCTGGTGTGCAATTTCGCGCTGCTCGACGAGCATGTCGAGCCACTGTTGGGCGCCCTGCGCGAGCGGCTCGCTCCCGCTGGCCGGCTGCTGATCCAGACGGTTCACCCCTGGGTTGCCTGCGGCGGCCAGCCCTATCTCGATGGTTGGCGGCTGGAGACCTTCGCTGCCTTTGGCGATTCGTTCAGCACTCCGATGCCCTGGTTCTTCCGCACGCTGGAATCGTGGCTGGCACTTCTCGGCGCCAGTGGCTGGCGCCTGTGTCGGTTGCGCGAGCCGCGCCATCCGCAAAGCGGCCAGCCCTGTTCGCTGTTGCTGGAGTTGCAGGCGGCCTGCTCCTGA